The following nucleotide sequence is from Verrucomicrobiales bacterium.
CGGCGGAGTACCAGGGAAACCAAATCGAGTGCACCTTGACCAACAACCTGCCAATCGTGAATGGGCGAGAATACGAGATTTCCTTTCGGGCACGGTGGCGTTCCGGGGCCCATCTGCTCAACGCGCGGCTGTACTTCAATCGTCTCGCTCGGACGTTCGCGCTGGATCGGCCCGATCGCGTGGGCACACCGGGTGCCCCTAACTCCATCCAGGTCGATAACCTCGGGCCTACCTACGAGGCGCTTCGGCATTACCCGACAGTTCCAGAGAGCTGGCAGCCGGTGACGGTCTCCGTTCAGGCGCGAGATCCGGACGGAATTGCCGGATTGCTCCTTCGCTACCAGGTCGGCAGTGAAGGCTGGAAGGAGGTTGATTTGCCGCCGGAGTCAGGTGATCGCTACCAAGCGTTGATCCCCGGCCAGCGGGCGGGCGCGGTGGTGCAGTTTTATGTCGTCGGCCGCGACCAGCGCGGAGCGCAAACGACTTTCCCGGCTGCCGGGCCGGACTCCCGGGCTCTCTTCACGGTCCGCGACAGCCAGGCCATCTCCAGTCGGCTTCAGCAGTTTCGGGTGATTATGACCCCATCCGATGCCACCTTTCTGCACACTCCCACCAACACCCTTAGCAACGAACTGCTCGGGGCGACCGTGGTCTCCAACGAGGAGGAGAGCTATTACGACGTGGGCGTCCGCCTCAAAGGAAGTTTTGTGGGACGCAATGTGCCGCGGGTAGGATTCCATGTCGGGTTCCCGGCGGAGCAGCCTTTTCGTGGGGTGCACCGGGTGGTGTCGGTCGATCGGTCCCAGCACGCACTGACGGGCGGCGTAGGGGAAATCGTTGCCAAGCACATCGCCACGCGGGCGGGAGGCATTCCCGGCATGTACGATGATATTGAACAGTTTCTTGCGCCGATTCCATCCTACTCGGTGATTGCGGGCATTCGACTGTCAGGCTTCGATAATGATTGGCTGGACAGTCAATACGCGGACGGCGGCGATGGGAGTCAGTTTGAGGTCGAAGTTCATCGATGGAATGTGGCAACCGTTGACGGCAAACCCGAAAGTCCCAAGGCGGTCGGGAACGAGGGTTCCGGTACTGGTTATGCGAATTTCGAGATGGAAGATTTTGGAGATTACGCCGACACCTATCGGTGGAATTACCTCCAGGTGAACAATCGCGAGCGCGATGACTATTCCCGGGTGATCGCGGCGGCGAAGGCCCTGGGGTTAACTGGCCCAGCTTTCGAGGCGCAGGCTCCGCGGGTGTTGGATGTAGATGCCTGGTTGAGAGTGATGGCTTTTCAACAGTTGGTCGGGCCGGCCGACGCCTATTTCACTGGCGGCGCAGTGCACAACTATCGACTGTATGTTCGGCCCGAAGATCAGAAAGTTCTCTATTTCCCCTGGGACTGGGATTCTTCGTTCATGGCATCGGCAGATGCGAGCGTCACCGGCAACGGCAACATCGCGAAGTTGCTCAACAACCCGAATCATCGGCGGGCCTACTTGGAACATTTTCACGATCTCATCACCACCGCTTTCAACCCGACCTACATCGAGCGATGGACCTCTCATTACGGGAGTTTGGCTCAGCAGAACATGGCGGACATTCTGAGCTATATCCGGACGCGTTCGACGACCGTCCTTAACCAGTTGCCTCGCACAAACGCCTTTCGGTTGACACTAAATGGCGGCGTCGGATTTACGACCAATGCTCCCGAGATCGTGCTCACCGGCACGGCTCCGATCACCGTTCGGACCATCGTGATCAACGGGCAGCCTGCCTTGCTCAGTTGGACCTCCCCTTCGGCCTGGCGCGCAGTGGTTGGTCTCACCGCCGGGGAGAATCGGATCGAACTTCAGGCGCTGGATCGACTGGGGATGCCGGTGACCAACACGGTTGCCGGCCTCGCCATCACCATCACGAACACGGGCCCCGGCGTGGTTCGGCCCCTGATCATCAACGAATGGATGGCGGACAATGCAGGGCCTGCGGGTGTCGCGGATCCGGTCGACGGAGCCTTTCAGGATTGGTTTGAGCTTTTTAATCCCAACAGCGTGGCCGTGGACATCTCGGGCTACTATCTGACCGATACGCCGACTGTTCCTAACAAATGGAAAGTTCCCGTTGGCACTGTGGTTCCCGGACGCGGGTATCTGCTGGTTTGGGCGGACAATCAGCCTCAGCAGAATGGGCAGGGCGCTTGGGGTGATCTTCACGCGGGGTTTCAGCTGAGGGGCGATGGAGAGTTCATCGGGCTGGTCGGCCCGGATGGATCCACCTTCCGGGCTTCGATCGACTTTGGGCGGCAGTTAGAAAACGTCAGTCAAGGGCGTGCGGAGGATGATGTGGGGGCTGCTTTGGTCTTTCAGGAGATCCCCACCCCGCGGGGGAGCAATGTCGGTCCTAGGAAACTTCGGATTCAGGGGGCGGAGGTACGGCAGGGGGGAGTTCGGCTGCGTTGGACATCGGAGCCGGGCGAGACTTATCGTTTGGAGGGAACCGCTGACTTGGGGGCATCGGAGTGGCAGCCCGTTGCGATCCTGGTTGGGGCGGGGAATCCGGAACTCGAGTTCTTGGACTCCGATGCCGCGGCGGCATTTCGCTTCTACCGCGTGATCCGAACCGAGTGAGGCGTTCTGGCCAGCGCGAGCGCCATCCTGATTGCATCCTCATCTGTCGGCCTGGCTTAGAGTTCTTCCGAGAACGGTTGCCAACCAGCGGAGGGCTGCTACTTTGGGCCTCAAGCTTGACCTATGAACACCACAATTCTGCACTCGGATGTAAAGAGGTTGGAAATACCGGGACGTGTACGCCTTCAGGAAGGGAACGGAGACCTGCTGAAGGTGGAGATCGACACCGACTTCAGCGAGGCCGAACTGTATCTTCAAGGGGCGCATGTCACGGAGTTCAGGAAGAAGGGGGAGGCGCCGCTCTTGTTCACCAGTCACTTTAGTCGTTTCGAGAAGCAGCAAGCGATCCGTGGTGGTGTTCCGGTCATTTTCCCCTGGTTTGCCGCGCGCGAAGGCGAGCCGTTCCATGGGTTCGCCCGGATCTCCCAGTGGCGTCTCAACGAGGTCACCGCGCTGCCCGCCGGCGGGGTCAGCCTTCGGCTGGCGCTGGGGCCGGTCTCCGCCGCTGCCACCTGGCCCGCATTCACTCTCAATTATGTCGTCACCGTCACTGACAGCCTACGGTTGGAGTTGATCGCCACCAACACCTCGGCAGACCAGCAGTTCACTTTTGAGAACTGCCTGCATACCTATTTTCATGTCGGCGATATTCACTCGGTGCGCGTTCAAGGCCTCAAAGGAGTGACCTATCTGGACAAAGTGGACAATTTTGCGGCTAAAGTAGAGGAGCAGGGGGACATTGCCATCACGGGCGAAACCGACCGAATCTATCAGAACACAACCTCCACGGTCGATATTTTGGACAGCTCCCTCAAACGGCGCATTCGAGTGGAGAAGGCAGGGTCGCAGAGTACTGTGGTGTGGAACCCATGGATTGGAAGAGCTCAGCAGATTCCCGACTTTGGAAACGATGAGTATCTGAAAATGGTCTGTGTGGAGTCGGGAAACGTTGGAAAGAATCGGTTGGTTCTGCCGCCCGGACGTTCCCAGGTGTTGTCGGTTGTCATCAGCAGCGAGCCGTACTAAGCACCCCCCTTTTCTGCCGGTTGTTATGGCGGGCTCCGCTTTGAGATCAAGGCGCCGGGCTTCCGGCCGACCAGTTGTAGATTCTTTGCTTTTCTGCGAACCAAATGCCTGGGCTCGACGTTGAATGACTGAGACCGCTGGGTCGGGATGATGGCCAAACTTCTTCATCCGAAACCACAGGGGCTTTGGTGTGATTCACTCTTTGATCAGTCAGGTCCTAGGTCTGGGAGCTCCCGGAGACGAACTTCTCATGTGGAAGGTTCGAATGCAGGGTGACCCTGAGGCCTTTGCGTCCCTGGTTTCTCGGTGGCAGGGCTCGATCAACCGACTCTGCTGTCGCATGGTAGGCGACACTCACCGGGCGGAGGATCTGACCCAGGAGGCATTTGCCCGGCTTTTCGCTCACCGGGCCCGTTACGAGGCTTCGGCTCGGTTTTCCACCTATCTCTGGCAAATCGCCTTGAATCTATGCCGGGATGAGTTGCGTCGTCGCGGACGGCGGCGCGAAGAATCGGTCGAACCGGAAAAGGTGGAGGACCTCGTGGCGGGAGAGCCGATGGCCTATGCCTCGGCTCTGCCACCGGATGCTCAGCTGAGTGCCAGCGAACAGGCTCAGGAAGTGCGGGTGGCGTTGGAGACTTTGCCGGAACGGTTTCGTGAAGTCTTGGTGCTGCGTCATTACGAGGGGCTCAAGTTTCGCGAGATCGCTGATGTCTTGGATGTCCCGGAGGGGACCGTCAAGTCCCGGATGGCGGAGGCCTTGGACCGGATGGGCAGGCTGCTCGCGCGGCCGTCCACTACCGGTAGCCCTGAGGCCCTAGCACGGGAGGATTTTATTTTATGAAACACCCGGATGATGAACGATGGGTTAGTTGGATCTTTGGCGAAGCAGGGCGTCAAGAGGCGCAGGAGCTGGCGGCCCATCGCGCCATCTGTCCCGATTGCGACCGTCGAATCCGGCTTTGGGAAGGAACCTTGCGGCGGCTCGATCATGAACCGGTTTCAGCCGGTAGGCGGTCGAGGTTCGGGGATTTTTCGGTCTGGCCTGCGGCGCGCTGGGCGGCAGCGGCAGCTGTCTTGCTAGTCGGCCTGCTTACCGGGTGGACCAGTCGGTCCGTATCCTCGGCCGCGGAGGCGGCCCGGCTGAGCCGGGAGCTTCAGGCTGGATGGGCCCAGGAGTTGGACGCGCTGCGTTCGGAGATGAGGGCCGACGCGGCCGCGCAGATCCAGCAGGTCCGAGCCGCGGATTCGGTAGAGTTTTTAGCGGCGCTGAAGGATCTGCAAGCAAGCCACACCGCTCAGATCGCCGCCCTTCGGGAAGACCTGGAGGTTATGGCCTTTAACACCCAGGCCACTTTGCAAGTAGCTGAACAAAAGTTGGTTCAACTCAGCCTGGACCCGCGTCCGGGCGAAATCCTATCACCCTAAACTTCTAACCGACATGACTCGCAAGATGCCTTTACTCGATGGTTGTTCGCGTTCATTCCAGGCTGTCCGCTGGATCCCCTGCTTAGCGTTGGTTGGTCTGGCGCTGGACTCCGGGAGTATGTCGGGTGCTGATGCGGCAGCGTCGGAGGCGCTGCCCGCTCCGACACTCTCGGCGCCCGCGGTTCAGCCTGCCCCCCCCGTTGATCCGGCGCCTCCACCTCCACCTCCACCGCCCCCCCTCAAGCGGCTCAAGCGCCCCGCGCCGGCTGCTGAGGACTCACCTGATTTCCCCGGTCGGGAGGAGCTGGAGGATTTGGAGACGGAGGTTCGCAGCAAGACCGAGCGTGCCATTGCGCGTGCCCGCGACGCCGTGAAGGACGTGGGGAGCAAGCTTCAGCTTCAATTTGAATCCGGCAAGGAGAGGTTGGACCGGGAGCTGAGCGGACTGATGTCACGGCGGGGTGCGGGACCCAGGTCGTTGGTGGTTCCCGGCGCCAGCGTGGATGAGAAGCGTCTGGCGGAATCCGAGGAGGATCTGAACATCATGGGGCGGATCCTTGGTAAGGCCTTGCTCAGGCCGGCTGGAGAGGAGGCTGAGCAGGTGATGGGCATCAGGCTCACCACCTCTCAGGACAGGTCTAGATCCTTGCAGAGCGTGCAGGTCGAAGGGCAGGGAGCGCTGTTTCTATTTCG
It contains:
- a CDS encoding D-hexose-6-phosphate mutarotase, which produces MNTTILHSDVKRLEIPGRVRLQEGNGDLLKVEIDTDFSEAELYLQGAHVTEFRKKGEAPLLFTSHFSRFEKQQAIRGGVPVIFPWFAAREGEPFHGFARISQWRLNEVTALPAGGVSLRLALGPVSAAATWPAFTLNYVVTVTDSLRLELIATNTSADQQFTFENCLHTYFHVGDIHSVRVQGLKGVTYLDKVDNFAAKVEEQGDIAITGETDRIYQNTTSTVDILDSSLKRRIRVEKAGSQSTVVWNPWIGRAQQIPDFGNDEYLKMVCVESGNVGKNRLVLPPGRSQVLSVVISSEPY
- a CDS encoding sigma-70 family RNA polymerase sigma factor, with the protein product MWKVRMQGDPEAFASLVSRWQGSINRLCCRMVGDTHRAEDLTQEAFARLFAHRARYEASARFSTYLWQIALNLCRDELRRRGRRREESVEPEKVEDLVAGEPMAYASALPPDAQLSASEQAQEVRVALETLPERFREVLVLRHYEGLKFREIADVLDVPEGTVKSRMAEALDRMGRLLARPSTTGSPEALAREDFIL